Below is a window of Prosthecobacter algae DNA.
GGTCAGGCGGCGGGTGCGCTGGATGTCCAGCATGTCGCTAGTGGGCCAATACAGGGCTGCGATGGCTTTGGGGATCTCGGTATCAAAGGCGATGTCCTTGGTGACGGGGCCCTGAGGGAAGGGGACGACACGCTCTTTTTCATACTTCGGTTTGTCGGCACGTTTTGGCAGCGCACCCAGGGTCTTGGCGAGGGATTCCAGAACGGCTTTGGGCTCCACATCGCCCACGATGGAAACTTCCACGTAGTCTTCGGTGAGGGGCTTCTTCAACCAGGCTTCCAGCTCGGCCAGATTGCGCTTCTGCATGGTGGTGATCGGCGGGAAGCCAAAGCGTGGATCGTCGCTGTGGATGTAGGCCACGACTTTGTCTGCCATGATGCCTTCAGCCGTGTGCTGAAGCTGGACATACATCGGCTCCAGGTTCTTTTGGAACTGACGTGCGGCCTCTTCACGATAGCCGGGGGCCGTCATGTAAGCGGTGAGGAGCTGCAACTGGGCATCGAGATCGCCCGGGGTGGTGCGTCCGCTGAGCATGAAGGCTTCATCGCCGACCGCAAAATCGGTGCCGACACTTTTGCTGGCGAAGATGCGGCGGATGTCATCCACGCTGTGTTCCTTGAGACCGCCCATGATGAAGGTGCTCTGGGCAAAGGGGATGATGCCCTGTTGGTCTGCCGGAGTGCTGAGCTTGCCGCCGCCAAAGTTGATGGTCACGCGGACGGTGCCCTTTTCAAAAGGCGTGGGTTTGATGTTCACGCGCACGTTGTTTTCAAAGGTGGCCTGAGTGAGCTCGAGCTCCTTCACGATGGACTCTTGGACGACCTTGCCCGGTGTGCCGAAGCTGGTGTAGGCAAAGGCGGCGGTTTCCTCCTGCTTCGGAGCTTCCACGGGCTTGCTCTGGCTGTCGCGATACACGGTCTTGATCTGCTCGGCGGAATCGCCTTCCAGCTTCAGGTTGCCTCCGACAAAGATTTGGACATCGTCGCCCTTCCAGGTCTCGGCGAGGGCGGTGTGGCACTCCTCTTTTTTTAGGCTGGCGAGGGCCTCCTTCACACGGGCGAGATCATCCGACGGATGGGTGAAGACTTTCTTGGAAGCGAGGATGCTCACGACACCGCTGGCCAGATCTCGTGACTTGCGGGAGTCGGCCTGGGCGGCGCGTAGTTCCACCGTCTTCAGCAGGGAGGCCTTGGCCTCTTCGAATTCGGCTTCGGTGAAACCATGCTGCACAGCGCGGCGGATCTCGGTTTCCAGAAGGGTCAAAGCTGCCTTCCACTGGTCTGGCGCGCACTGGCCCATGATGCCGATCACTTCGACAAACTCCAGATACTCGTAACTGTAGGACTCTCCGCTGAGGAAGGGGGCACCCTCGGCCTTGGCCAGCTTGGACAGGCGCTGGTTGATCATTTCATCGGCCAGATCGCGCACCATTTTTTCGCGGCGGCTGGCGGCGGTGTCGGGTTTGTTTTTGGCGGGGCGCAGCATCTCCACGGAGATGTCCACGGCCTTGGCTTCCATTTCGGTGTGCAGCTTGGCGATGAGCCCGCGACCGGTGCTGATTTTGCCCAGGCTAGGGTCTGCCGGATTGGGAGACTTGGCTTTGGCATCGGCAAAGTTTTTCTCGATCTCGGCCTTCACGGCTTCCACGTCCTTGAAGTCACCCACGGCCACGATCACGGCGCGCTCAGGGGTGTACCACTTGTTGTAGAATTCGACGAAACGCGCCTTCTGCATCGTCTTGATCGTCTCTTCGGTGCCAATGGGCAGGCGATTCGGTAGCAAGGAATCTGGCAGGGCAAACTTGTAGCCTTCCAGCATCGTGCGGTAGTCAATCGAGTCTCGGCTCAGCTTCTCGCTCAAAATGATGCCGCGTTCCTTGTCGATCTCCTTTTCACCCAGGCTCATGCCATCGAGGTAATCGCGGAAAAGCTGCATGCCTTCGCCCAGCATCTTGGTTTCCACCTTGGGCAGTTCCAGCATGTACACTGTTTCCTTGAAGGAGGTGTGCGCATTGGTATCAGCACCGAAGCCCATGCCCAGACGCTGGAAGTACTCCACCATCTCACCGCCGGGGAAATGGCGGCTACCATTGAAGGCCATGTGCTCCAGGTAGTGCGCCATGCCCTGCTGGTCGTCCTCTTCCATCAGAGATCCCACGTCCATGTAGATGCGGATGCTGGCACGCCCTGGGGGCTCCACATTCGGCAGGATGACATAGCGTAGCCCGTTTTTCAGGCTGCCAAACGTCGCTTTCGGATCGGCTTTCAGGTCGCTGGTATCTTGCGGCCACTGGGCGGTCGCAGAGAAACAGAGGAGGAACAGGGCACAGGTAAGACGAAGGATCATGATGGTTGTTCCCTGTAAGAACGCAGCGGGAGCCGGACCTGTCGAGAAAAAGTCACTTTTGGGCCAAACTCATCTCCGGGTTTGCCTGCCTCTGAGTGAAATCAGGGTTTACGGGCAGGATCATGCAGCCACTGAGAGAGTCTCCCACGATGCGGAAACGGCCTTTGATGACTTGCCGGGCGGTGAATGCGCACAGGGCTGCATCCAGAAGATCCATGCTGCGGAGTGAAGAGGTCTGGATGCCTACCTCCTCGAGCAGAGCCCGCCGGACCGTTCTTTTATCTCCGGCCTTCACCACCCGACCTGCCAGCACACAGGCCACAGCCTGGGGGAAGGTTTCGAAGCAGACTGGATTTTTCAACGGTTTCTCATCACTGAGGATCGCAAAATCTTGTCTCAAAGCGTGATGCAGGGCCATGCCTTGAAGCATCCATTCATAGTAACCTCGCGGGTGATTGCGGGCGTCTTCTTCCGTGGGTGTGGAAAAGCAGTAGATGCCTTCCCGCATCAGTTGTCGTTCCGCCGCACGTGCGCTGCCTCCAGGGGCTCGCCAGCAACAGGGAGCATCCACACCCACGGCCATGGCTCCTTGTTCTCGGCACCAGGCTGCTACTTCCTCGGCGTTTGTGGACTGAAGGGTGGCGACTATCTCCAGCCCTTCCAGCAAGACTGCGTGGAAGCCTTTTTTGACACCGCCCACATCCACCCCGGCGGTGCGTGGTGAATGGAGGGTGTGAGTCTTGGCTTGGGAGGCGGGCATGAATGGTTAAAGCTACGTCCCGCGTGTTTTGGGCGACGGTTTTTCTGAGCTGTGATGAGTCCTTGAAAAGCATTGACTCCGGTAAGGCTTTCATGGTGGCATGGCTTATCTTATGAAATCCACGCGTTCCTTTTTTCTGCCTCTTCTGCTGGCCTGGATCACCAGCCTAGCCATGGCCCAGAGTGTGGCGACAGATGAATTCAACTTCAGCCAAATCATCGGCAACTTAGAGTTTCTTGAGCGCACGGACTATCCAGAAAAAGAGCTGGGCTACAGCTTGCGGTACGAAAATGACAAGCTGCTCAAGGCCGACATCTACGTCTATGACAACGGCCAGCCTAACATGAAGGATGGCATCGCCTCCCCCGAGGTGAAGGCGGAGATGGCCTCTGTCGCCAGCGGCCTGCACACCATGGAGGAGATGGGCAAGTATGAAGGCGTCAAAGAATTGAAGCAGGGCGAAAAGGTGACCAAACCCTCCGGCCTCAAATTTCTGTGGTCCCGCCACAGCCTGCGCCAGATCGGCGGCTCCGAAGTCATCTACCTGGGCAAACGCATCTCCGATACCTTCCTCATGGTTCGCAAAGGCAAGTTCATCAAGATCCGCATCACCACCAAGGAAAGCGACCTCGCTGAACACGACAAGGAGATCGAGCGTTTTGTGAACCAGGTCGGTTCCTGTTTGCTGTAAAAGCCGGGCAGGGGATGTTCTCCTGCTTTTGTTCCATTCTGCATTCCTCCCCCCCCATGAAAATTGAAGGCATCAAAAGCTGTTACGACAAGACCCGTGGCCTGTTCTACTTTGCCCGGCTCTGTTCCAAGATCCGGCTGCATGCCGCAGGCCAGCTTCCGGCAGAATATCACGAGCTTCTGGGCCAAGGTTTCGATGGCCGCACGGTCCGTTACATGGAGGTCTCTTATGACGATTTGCGCGCCCAGGTTCTCGCGGGCAAGACCGATGAGGAAACCCTGGACTGGTGCTACGCAAACGGACGCGCCCTCAATGACGAGCAGGTGCTCATTTTCAACAGCTTCATGAGCAAGCGCGGCTGGCACGATGATGAAACCGACGAGTTCATCCCCGAGATGATCCGCCAATACGGCTTCCCCGATGACGGTCGCATCATCACCGATTTCGACCTCATCGAAATGGACGAAGGCCGCTGGACGTCGGATCAATGGCGTGCGGCATGGAAGTAGGGCTGGGGTGGGTGTCGGTTACCAGAATTAGTTATGAACGAGAACGAACCGGAGAAACCCAAGAGGAGATGGGGATGGCTGCAATGGAGTGTGGTGCTTGTCGTCCTCGGTTTGCTGGCCTGCTTCGTCATTTCTGTTGGATGCAACCTCTGGGTGAAGCGTGATCAGATGAGGGCTGCTAACAGTCCACGGGACATTCTGGGGTTGTTGCTGACTTACGCGAGCGAGTACAACGGCTATTTCCCCGATCATGGAAAAGATCTGGCAAAATTCACTTCCAATGAAGCCTTCCGGAGTTTCTTCAAAGAAGGCTTGCTTGGATCCACTGCCGCCGACGAGACTGAGTTCGTCTCCAGCGAAATGATCTTTGGCTGCCCAGAATCCCGCTTTAATCCAGATCAGCAGATTGGCATGCCACCTGATTATGCAGAGGCACTGACTCCTGGCGAAAACCATTGGATGATGATCGCTGGTTTAAACAATCTGAGTCCCGCCCATTATCCACTGGTCATGGAAAACTCTATTGAAGCCTCCTGGCCTCCACATTGGTTGCCTTCGTCGTCCAAGCTATCCTGGCTGGTCTCCATAATCCGGGGCATCCTGCCACCTCGCGGACGCAGTTGGCAAGGCGATACCATCATCATCGGCTTTTGCGATGCATCTGTTCGGACTGTGATACTGGAACGAAAAAACAATCAGCTTCATCTGCCCGCCACCATCCTCAAACCTGAAGGCAAGGAGCCGCTGCCAACGTTGAAAATTCTCGACGTCGAGGTGCCTGAAATACGACAATAGTTCTTGTCTCGCTCGGATGATTTCGAGCATGATTAAGCATGAGCGAGAATGAACCGGAGAAGCCCAAGGGGGGATGGGGTTGCCTGCAATGGAGTGTGGTGCTGGTGGTCCTTGCTCTTATCGCCTCTAACTTTGTTCCGACCTATGGCCTCACCACGGTCAAGGCTTTGCAAATGAAAGGCAGCAGCAATGCCCGCCAGATCATTGGACTCTTGCTGTTTTACGCCAGCGAGCATGAGGGGCATTATCCTGACTTCGGGAAGGATCCCTCCAAAATGACTTCCAACGTGGCTTTTCGTGATTTGATCCGGGCAGTGGTGGTAGATGAATTTACCCTCGACGAAACCATTTTCAGTTGTCCTCGTTCAGCATTCATCGCTGACAAAAAGTTGGGGGAAGCTCCAGACTTTAAGCAGGCGCTCACGCCAGGCGAAAACCATTGGATGATGATGGCGGGCTCGGACAACACCTCTGCCAGCAACTCTCTTTTGGTCATGGAGAATGCATTTGAAGCGATCTGGCCGCCCAAGTGGTTGCCCTATACAGAAACGCCAAGTTCTTCCAAATCATGGTTTTCGGACCGCAGATTGCCACCACCTTGGGAACGGGGGCGCAGTTGGCCAGGCAACACCATTATACTTGGTCGCAATGATGCCTCGGTTGAGGTTGTTAAGCTTGAGGAGAAGAACGGTCTGCTGCATTTGCCTAGCTATCTCAGATTCAAGGATGATCCGACTTCAGTGATTAAAATTCTCGACATTGAGGTCGAAAACCCCGGCACATCCTCGGCACCATGAAGATTAAACGTCTTTTGACTACGGTCATCATTTTTGGGTTCCTTGGCTACTACATCAAAGCCAACTTGGATGGGCTATATTTGGGGTACGGTAATACGGCTCTGGAGCCAGCGATCGTGAAATACATGAAGAAGCATGAAGGCCGCTGGCCCTCTTCCTGGGACGATCTTCAGCCCTATTATAAGGACCTTCTGCTGCCCGTTCATACCACTCGATTCATCCGGAAATACTATTCCATCGCCTGGAATGTGAACCCCTACGAGATCTATGAGAAGAACAAAGAACCGTCCGCCGACGGAGCAATCTTCAATTATAAAGATGATCTATGCACAGTCGTTTACCGCCATTCGAGGGAAGGGCCAGGAGATGACAAACGCCGCTGGATTTTGACGCCTCGCATCCATCAGTTCATTCATGATCGGGCAAAGCAAACTCCGGCACCTCGCTGAGCATCCCTTGCTCATCCCGCTCCCTGAACCGTGACAAAACGACTTTTCGGAGGCGGGCGAGGCCTTTCTGATTCACGATGCGGGATGACTCCTGCCGAATCCTTTCTCGACTGCTCTGCGGCCTTGCTTGACCGCGTCCGTGCCCAGCTTCCTGCGATCCAGCAGACGGCGGACCTGTTTGCCCAGACAATCCTGGCCGGGCAGATGGTGCATGTCTTCGGCTCGGGCCACAGCCGCATTTTGGTGGAGGAAATGTGGCCGCGTTATGGCTCCTTTCCGGGCTTCAATCCCATTGTCGAGCTCAGCCTCACCTTCCACAATCTGGTCGTCGGGGCCAATGGCCAGCGACAGGCGATGTTTCTGGAGAACGTCTCCGGCCTGGCCAGTCGCATCCTGCGCAACTTTGATCTGAAGGCAGGCGATAGCGCGCTCGTCGTTTCCTCCAGCGGTTGCAATGTGGTGCCTGTGGAGATGGCGGAGGAGTTTCAGCGACGCGGGGTCAAGGTGGTGGCGCTCATTTCCAAAGACCACGCCGAGGCCAGCACCAGCCGCCACCCGGCAGGCAAAAAGCTGCAAGACTTTGCCGACATCATTTTGGATACGGGGGCACCGATTGGCGATGCCATGGTGAAGATCGAAGGCCTGGAAACACCCGTCGCTCCCGGCAGTACGATTGGCGGCTGTCTCATCGTCAATGCCGTAAAGGCGGAGATCGCACAGCGCCTCACCCAGGCTGGCCAACCACCGAAGGTGCTGACGGCCGGGGTGCTGGTCGGAGCCCAGAAAGCCACAGAAATTTTCGAGGCGGCTTATGACGAGCATGCGCGCCGCATTGCCCCCTACTATCAAGGTCTCGGGGCCTGAGCCTTGATGGGTCGGGTGAAGAAGATGGCGAGGATGCCGGACATGGCCAGGAAGGCGGCCACGCCATTCATGGCCAGTTGATGACCTGCATTTTCCAGCGCCCATTGAACCAGCCCTTTCGGCAGCAGGAAGTTAGGCGTCGGCGTCTTCAGCCAGTCAATCAGCTTGGGTCCGACAAAGCCCGCCAGATTGCCGATGGAGTTGATGCCCGCGATGCCCACCGCAGCGGCTGTGCCGGAGAGCATGGCCGTGGGCAGGGTCCAGAAACACGAGATGCTGCTCATCACCCCCGTGAGGGCCACGGCCATCATCGCCAGTACCAGCGGGGCAGGCAGGCCGGGAAGACCGCTGAGGGAAAAGGCGATGGCAGCAACCGTGGAGGACAGGCCGATGTGCCAGCGGCGCTCGCCCGTGCGGTCGCTGTGACGCCCCACCAACACCATGCCGATTGCGGCACAGCCCCAGGGGATCATGGAATACAGCCCCACCTTAAATTCATCCTGAGTCAGCGTGTCCTTGATGATCTGTGGCAGCCAAAAGGAGGTACCATAAAGGCCGACAATGGCCCCAAAATAGATGCCGCAGCAGATCCAGATCTTGGATGATTTGAAAGCACCCAGCAGTCCTTGGATGCCGTGGCCCTCGGCGGCCTTGGCTTTCTCATCAGCAGCCAGGTTGCTTTCAAGAAGATCCCTTTCCTGAGGTGTCAGCCACTTGGCCTTGGCAGGTCGATCTGAAAGAAGGAACGGTACTGCGATGCCCAGCAGTACGGTGGGGATGGCCTCCAGGATGAAAAGCCATTTCCAGGCAGGCAGGCCGTGCCAGCCATCGGTGATCTTCAGCAGCCAGCCGGAAAGGGGACTGCCGATCACCCCGGAGACAGCGATGGCCGTCATGAACAGCGCCACCATGTGCGCCTGACGGCGACGCGGGTACCAGTAGGTGAGGTAAAGAATGATGCCAGGAAAGAACCCGGCCTCCGCCACGCCTAACAAAAAGCGCAGTGCATAAAACGAAGTCTCGCTGTAACTGAAAGCCATCGCCCCGGAGACAAAACCCCAGCCGATCATGATGCGCGCGATCCAGATGCGTGCGCCCACGCGATGCAGGATGACATTTCCCGGCACCTCAAAGAAAAAGTACCCCAGGAAGAAGATGCCCGCGCCCGTGGCAAAAACAGCGTCTGTGAACCACGCCTCTGTCTTCATGGAGAGCTTGGCAAAGCCCACGTTCACTCGGTCAATGTAGGCCAGGATGTAACAGCTGAAGAGCAGGGGAATCAGCCTCCAGGTCACCTTGCGATAGACGGCGGCTTCCTGCGGGCTGGGAGATTCGGGAATCATGGAGTGGCTGTTGATACTCTGGTCAAAGCGTCCGCTGGAATCTTTTTCCTTCACCCGTTCCCAGAAAAAACAGGCAGTTCGTTCTGGTCAGGCAGGAGCAGGTTGGGCAAAAAGAGGCAGCGTCAGGTCAAGCATTGGCATCCCTTTGGGCTTTGCCTGGTGGGCTGGATGTGATTAATGGCAGCCTTCTCAACCCCATGAACACCTCCCAACCGCTGGATTCCGGTACCTCTTCCGTTTCGCGCACCGCCTGGCTGATCGTGGGTCTGCTCTTTCCCGTCGCCCTGCTGAACTACCTGGACCGCCAGATGATCGCCTCGATGAAGGTCTCGGTGATGGGCGATCTTAAAGACATTGGCAGTGAGGAAAACTGGGGCCACATGCTGGCTTCCTTTAAATGGGTCTATGCCATTTTCAGCCCCATCGGTGGATACATCGCGGATCGTTTCAGCCGCAAGTACACCATCTGCGGCAGCCTCTTTGTCTGGTCTCTCATCACTTACCTAACCGGACATGTAAACAGCTTTGACGATCTGTATTGGGCCCGCACGGCTATGGGCATCAGCGAGGCCTTTTATATCCCAGCGGCCCTCGCCCTCATCGCTGATTTCCATACCGGTCCCACTCGCTCGCGCGCCGTAGGGGTTCACCAGATGGGCATCTACTGCGGGGTCATGGTGGGTGGTTTTGCGGGGTATGCCGCCGATTGGCCGGACTTCGGCTGGCGCGGGGCTTTCGATATCACGGGGCTGGTGGGCATCCTGTATGCCATCCCTCTTTTGTTCTTGCTGAAGGATGCGCCGCGCTCGGCTGCGGAACTCGCCAACCCGGTAGCAAAACCCTCCGTGGGCACCGCCATCACGGAGCTGTTTACCAATCCCTCCTTCCTCCTCCTCGTGCTTTATTTCACCCTGCCCGCTTTAGCCGCTTGGGTGGTGCGGGACTGGATGCCAGCGATTCTGCAAAAGGAATTCAACATCAGCCAGGGCAAGGCTGGCGTCTCTGCCGCCCTCTATTGGCAGGGGGCCGCGCTTGTCTCCGCCATCTTCGGCGGCTGGCTGGCGGATCGCTGGATGCGCAAGACTCCGCGTGGCCGCATCTATGTCAGTGCCATTGGCATGCTCTGCATCATTCCCGCCCTCTTTGGCGTGGGCAATGCCCCGGCTCTCGGTTCCTTCACCCTGGCAGTCGCGGCCCTCATCCTCTTCGGCGTCGGCTGGGGCTTCTTTGATTGCAACAACATGCCCATCCTTTCCCAGGTGGCCCGGCCAGAACTCCGCGCGACGGGCTATGGCATCATGAACTTTGTCAGCATGATGTGCGGCGGTGTGGCTGACTGGGGCTTTGGTTTCATGAGGGACAAAGGCGTCGCCCTCAATGTCATCTTTGGGGTCTTCGCGGCCGTCTGCGTGGTGTCGGCCTTCCTTGTCCTGCTCATCCGCCCTCGCGAGCACGGCGGTGCGCGCTTGTGATTCTTAATGCCCGCCCTTCAGCAGCAAAAAGCCGACGATGACCAAAATGGGCAGCAACACCGGGATGGAGAACTGCCACATGTAGCGCAAGAAATCCGGCGTGTGCACCTTGGCCTTGTCCGCGATGGCCTTGACCATGAAATTCGGCCCGTTGCCGATGTAGCTTCCCGCGCCAAAGAACACCGCCCCCATGGAGATCGCCATCAGCAGGTGAGGGTGAGATCCGGCAAAGGCCAGCACGTCTGCGGGGGAGTCCACCGAAAGCCCCTCTGCGCCCATGGCTGCGGCGAGAAAGCTGAGGTAAGTCGGTGCATTGTCCAGGAAGGCGGACAGTGCGCCCGTGGCAAAGTAGTAGCCAATGGGCGTGGTGATCTTCACCGCCTCCCCGCTTTGCAGGATCTGCAAAGCCGGAATCATCGTCAGGAAGATGCCCACGAAAAGGTAACCCACGTCCTTCACCGGGCCGAAATTGAAATCATTGGCCTCATGCAGCTCGGGTTTGGTGGCAAAATAGGAGGCGACGGCTGCGGCGATCATCACCATGGCAGGTACACTGAGCACCCCGCCAATGACGGTTTCTTGCAGGCTCTTCGGCAAGAAGACGGCCCCCAGCACCACGCCCAGAAACACCAGGTTCAGCAGACCACGGATGTGAAAATGCTCCTCGCCCGTTTCCTTGTCGCGCACTTCTTTGGGGGCCCGACGGAAGTTCAGCGTATCCACCGCAAAGAAGACCGCCAGCAGCATCGCCACGGCCAGTCCCCAGCCGCTCCAGCAATGCTCCAGCACCCAGCCGAACGGCACCCCACGCAAGAAACCCAGGAACAGCGGTGGATCGCCAATCGGTGTCAGGCAGCCGCCGACATTGCTGACCACAAAGATGAAAAACACCACGTGAAAACCCGTGATGCGGTACTTGTTCATTTTGATCCAGGGGCGGATCATCAGCATGGAGGCGCCCGTGGTGCCGATGAAATTCGCCAGCACGGCACCGATCGCCAAAAACACCGTGTTGCGGAAGGGGGTGGCCTCGCCTTTCACCCGGATATTGATGCCGCCGGAGATCACAAACAGCGATCCCACCAGCGCCATGAAGCTGACATACTCATTCGCCGCATGCTGTAGCGGATGCCAGTCATGCTGCACCGCCACGTAATAAAGGGCCGTCACTAGCCCCAGGCCCACCGCTACCTTGGGGTAATGGTGCTCCCAAAAATGACCTGCAAACAGTGGCATCAGTGCAATGCAAAGCAGCAGCAGGGCAAAGGGAGCCACCGTCCAATACGGGGGCAGGGAAGCAGTATGAGCAGCGGCAGCGAGTAAGAAAGTCACGACGGGATATGCACAACAGCCCCCCTGCTTGGCAAGTGATGAATGCCTCCTGCACCATGCCTATTCTTGAGTGTGACTATTTGGGGCCATTCCCCCAACCGCCGTGATTTCCGCCAGAACCTTTGCTCGCCATCCGTGAATCAAACGTGGACAAACCGCCCATCGGATGCCCCAATAGCACCCGCATGAACGCCTCCGCCAGCGCCGTCCCCTTGGTCGCCACCGATGTCCACCGCACCTACACCCTGGGCGGTCATCAGCTCCCCGTACTGCAAGGAGTGAATCTGGAAGTCGCTGCGGGTGAAAAGGTCTTTCTTTGCGGCCAGTCGGGTGCTGGGAAGACCACGCTGCTTTATGTGCTGGGCGGCTTGGAAAAGCCCACCTTGGGAGATGTCCGCGTCCATGGCCAGTCGCTCTACCATGGTGCTGCCAAGGCCCGTGCCAAGATGCGCAACCAGACCATGGGCTTCGTCTTTCAGCACTACTTCCTGCTGCCAGAACTCACCGCGTTGGAGAACGTCCTGCTCCCCTCCATGATCGGTGGCAAGCGGGCCGAAGCCCGCGCCCGGGAACTGCTGGACCGCGTCGGCCTCACGCCCCGCATTGACCACCTGCCCACCGAACTTTCCGGGGGCGAGCAGCAGCGTGTGGCCATTGCCCGTGCTCTGATCAACGACCCCGGCATTCTTTACGCCGATGAACCCACGGGCAACCTGGATGCCAGCACGGGCACAGGCGTCATGGACATGCTGATCAGTGTGGTCAATGAATCCCAAAAGACCCTCGTCGTGGTGACCCACGATCAGCAGATGGCCAAACGTGGCGATCGCCGTCTCATCCTCAAACAAGGCATCCTTGAAGAAGGCTGATCAGCCCCCGTTTTCCTGACCCATGCCCAAACCGCGCCGCAAATCCCGAGGCAAGTCCCGGTCTTTCCTCCGCCCTTTTCTGAAGCTGGTCCTGGGACTGGTGCTTTTGGCCGCACTGCTGGGCGGGGCCGCCTGGTGGTACTTTCATCCTCCCGTCACCGCCACTCGCGGCGTCCTTTACACCACACGGAATGGCCATGATCTGACGCTGGATATCTTCCGCCCCGCTGAACCCAGTGGAGCGGGCATTCTCATGATGGTCAGCGGCGGCTGGCAGTCAACGCCAGAGAAATTTCAGCCCTGGATGGCGGCCTCCTTTCTCCGCCGAGGCCATACCGTCATCGCAGTATCGCATCTCTCCCAGCCCGAGGCCAGCATTATGGAGATCGTCGAGGATGTGCACCGGGCAGTCCGTTTTGTTCGCCACCATGCCAAGGAGTACGGAGTGGACCCCCTGCGCCTCGGCGTTATTGGCGGCAGCTCAGGTGGCCACCTCGGCCTCATGCTCGCCACCCGGGG
It encodes the following:
- a CDS encoding ABC transporter ATP-binding protein, which produces MNASASAVPLVATDVHRTYTLGGHQLPVLQGVNLEVAAGEKVFLCGQSGAGKTTLLYVLGGLEKPTLGDVRVHGQSLYHGAAKARAKMRNQTMGFVFQHYFLLPELTALENVLLPSMIGGKRAEARARELLDRVGLTPRIDHLPTELSGGEQQRVAIARALINDPGILYADEPTGNLDASTGTGVMDMLISVVNESQKTLVVVTHDQQMAKRGDRRLILKQGILEEG
- a CDS encoding alpha/beta hydrolase, translated to MPKPRRKSRGKSRSFLRPFLKLVLGLVLLAALLGGAAWWYFHPPVTATRGVLYTTRNGHDLTLDIFRPAEPSGAGILMMVSGGWQSTPEKFQPWMAASFLRRGHTVIAVSHLSQPEASIMEIVEDVHRAVRFVRHHAKEYGVDPLRLGVIGGSSGGHLGLMLATRGGPGSPASNDPVDRESSAVQAATVFYPVTDLINLGDSTQNLHDGGPPKSFRQSFGPHGTNLAAWKVIGRDMSPIFHITPALPPVFIIHGDADTLVPVDQSQRFQKRAAEVGRKVEVLVRPGKGHGWYTMLWDANLFADWMTEQLSSPSL